One segment of Carya illinoinensis cultivar Pawnee chromosome 1, C.illinoinensisPawnee_v1, whole genome shotgun sequence DNA contains the following:
- the LOC122314319 gene encoding probable receptor-like protein kinase At5g24010 isoform X2, which yields MKVLHKIHRIDVGGSASKLDELWRNWDSDDKYLYPKDATYQYKFETPFDQARRIPKYIAPAFVFQTIRRLNISNNSSLPKISWSFPVNKNSNNFLRVHVSSIISESTLNDWWFNLSINRNFSKEMNPYGITERIGVDPFHIDFVVDSDGLGFVNASIIIGQMEGSGIYNALLTGLEILEVVNESGFIPPREIVVGKKKLSPAIIGSACIGAFFILVILVVLGLKFRKPRHDQILGGFSSKNRLTQRGPNASLVDPTLKLSLRVPFSEILGATRNFNAELLIGEGGFGKVYKGTLKNGTKVAVKRSDPRHGQGLEEFQTEIMVLSRIHHRHLVSLIGYCDEHREMILVYEFMENGILRDHLYHLDDNFRKATSVSKLSWEQRLKICIGAAKGLHYLHTGPSGGIIHRDMKPTNILLDKHYVAKVADFGISKSGLPDQDNFTMGVKGSFGYLDPEYIKTLHLTEKSDVYSFGVVLLEVLCARPAIIPSSRLDEVNLAEWGMLWQKKGQLEKIIDPMLVGNIKPSSLRIFGDTAEMCLKAFSIERPTMQDVLYYLNYALQLQETGMPKEPFEDSMTTTITSLELQFPVVLNFPAHEDDDAPNRGDDSSNTEVSEA from the coding sequence ATGAAGGTTCTTCATAAAATCCATAGGATCGACGTTGGAGGTTCTGCATCCAAGCTCGATGAGTTATGGAGGAATTGGGATTCAGATGATAAATACCTATACCCAAAAGATGCCACATATCAATACAAATTTGAAACGCCTTTTGACCAGGCCAGAAGGATCCCCAAGTATATTGCCCCAGCTTTTGTGTTTCAGACAATCAGACGATTGAATATAAGCAACAACTCCAGTTTACCAAAGATAAGTTGGAGTTTTCCTGTCAATAAGAATTCTAACAACTTTCTTCGAGTCCATGTCTCTAGCATAATAAGTGAAAGTACACTTAATGACTGGTGGTTCAATCTCTCTATCAATAGAAATTTTAGCAAGGAGATGAATCCTTATGGTATAACAGAGAGGATTGGCGTGGATCCATTTCACATCGATTTTGTGGTTGATTCAGATGGCTTGGGATTTGTGAATGCTAGTATCATAATTGGCCAAATGGAGGGCTCTGGGATATATAATGCCCTTTTGACTGGGTTGGAGATTCTGGAGGTAGTGAATGAGTCGGGTTTCATTCCTCCTAGGGAAATTGTAGTAGGGAAAAAGAAACTTTCCCCTGCTATAATTGGTTCTGCATGTATTGGGGCGTTTTTCATTTTGGTAATATTGGTGGTGTTGGGTTTGAAATTCAGGAAACCAAGGCATGATCAGATTTTGGGAGGGTTTAGTTCGAAAAATAGGTTGACTCAAAGAGGTCCTAATGCTTCCCTTGTTGATCCTACTCTAAAGCTTAGTTTAAGGGTACCTTTTTCTGAAATACTGGGTGCAACGAGGAACTTCAATGCCGAGTTATTGATTGGTGAGGGTGGATTCGGGAAAGTCTACAAAGGAACTCTTAAAAATGGCACCAAAGTGGCTGTGAAACGAAGTGATCCACGACATGGACAGGGTCTAGAGGAATTCCAAACGGAGATCATGGTGTTGTCTCGGATTCATCATCGCCATCTTGTTTCTCTGATTGGATATTGCGATGAACATCGTGAGATGATATTGGTTTACGAGTTCATGGAAAATGGGATTTTGAGAGACCACCTCTATCATTTAGATGACAATTTCAGGAAGGCAACTTCAGTGTCTAAATTATCTTGGGAGCAAAGACTAAAAATTTGCATCGGTGCAGCAAAGGGCCTACACTATCTACACACTGGCCCGTCTGGAGGAATCATTCACCGTGACATGAAGCCAACAAACATTCTACTTGATAAACATTATGTGGCTAAAGTCGCCGACTTCGGAATTTCAAAATCTGGCCTTCCCGATCAAGACAACTTCACCATGGGTGTAAAGGGTAGCTTTGGTTATCTTGATCCAGAATACATTAAAACCCTACACTTGACAGAGAAATCTGATGTATACTCCTTTGGAGTTGTACTTCTTGAAGTTCTTTGTGCTAGACCAGCTATCATACCGTCATCTCGGCTGGATGAGGTGAACTTAGCAGAATGGGGGATGCTGTGGCAAAAGAAAGGCCAACTCGAGAAGATTATTGATCCGATGCTTGTTGGTAACATTAAGCCAAGTTCATTGAGAATATTTGGTGATACTGCAGAAATGTGTTTGAAGGCATTTAGTATTGAGAGGCCGACTATGCAGGATGTGTTATATTACCTAAATTATGCACTGCAGCTTCAAGAAACTGGGATGCCCAAAGAGCCATTTGAAGACAGCATGACGACTACCATAACTTCATTGGAGTTGCAGTTTCCGGTTGTTTTGAACTTTCCTGCtcatgaagatgatgatgcACCCAATAGAGGGGATGATAGTTCTAATACAGAGGTTAGTGAAGCCTAA
- the LOC122314330 gene encoding uncharacterized protein LOC122314330, with protein sequence MTENSNRRSFTRKPSSGVIVKSDSPLSSKKKNSIDRIEDGHARISSTGTRNKPIRSRIEKMGPICKSRKEAAASPFLQYSVEEDIDLDKQLAKEIFHDDRECMWLSSDCTTPWSGFEENRLFSPCSTLENPILDAEKTTKNDLNGGKVVTWLLSSTLSDANVSCSENVEWRSCEEPKSRDNSSTPPSSMPDESSQIFYPNRTGFPPSLVNLDGEDSDLISDKTLELVYLQSDFPSPSYKNSLFSDVVSSSSSVSSLRDIRDEKSPYGSTSTEHVSEATLEDFNSDEPIFWPFERKFDLRSQEPWIWFSTSPRKDIISPSKSVGVELHAKRVEPRGCGRRLEFSSRRTASKTLELEQQDRSNDVRRIKTVPSRLSKTTKNAMKIVPLEMEDDILKPKEDGFESNDKLPIEKEVFVLDEELPIEKLLGLDEFDGHEGVDSGFDGDVFSLDVSLC encoded by the coding sequence ATGACTGAAAACTCCAACAGAAGGAGCTTCACTAGAAAACCAAGTTCTGGGGTTATTGTGAAGAGTGACTCTCCTTTGTCCTCCAAGAAAAAGAATAGCATTGATCGTATAGAAGATGGACATGCTAGAATATCTTCAACTGGCACTCGCAACAAACCCATTAGATCACGCATTGAAAAGATGGGTCCTATCTGTAAATCCAGAAAGGAGGCTGCTGCTTCTCCTTTTCTCCAATATTCTGTAGAAGAGGATATTGATCTTGATAAACAGTTGGCCAAGGAAATTTTCCATGACGATAGGGAGTGTATGTGGTTGTCTTCAGATTGCACAACCCCTTGGTCAGGTTTTGAGGAAAATAGGCTGTTTTCTCCATGTTCAACTCTTGAGAATCCCATCCTAGATGCAGAGAAGACTACCAAGAATGATTTGAATGGAGGGAAGGTAGTTACATGGCTACTGAGCTCGACTCTGAGTGATGCAAATGTAAGCTGTTCTGAGAATGTTGAATGGCGGTCCTGTGAGGAACCCAAAAGTCGTGACAACTCTTCAACTCCTCCTAGCAGCATGCCCGATGAATCTTCTCAAATTTTCTACCCGAACAGAACGGGTTTCCCGCCCTCTTTGGTAAATCTTGATGGTGAAGATTCTGACTTGATTTCAGATAAAACTCTGGAGTTGGTTTACTTGCAATCTGATTTTCCTAGCCCGTCTTACAAGAACAGTTTGTTTTCAGATGTTGTGTCATCTAGTTCTAGTGTTTCTTCTCTCAGGGACATTCGAGATGAAAAATCACCGTACGGTAGCACTTCAACTGAGCATGTTTCTGAAGCTACTCTGGAAGATTTCAATTCTGATGAACCAATTTTTTGGCCCTTTGAACGGAAATTCGATTTGAGGTCTCAGGAGCCTTGGATTTGGTTTTCTACTTCGCCTCGAAAGGACATCATATCTCCTTCCAAATCTGTTGGAGTAGAACTGCATGCTAAAAGGGTTGAACCTAGAGGTTGTGGGAGAAGGCTTGAATTTAGCTCAAGACGAACAGCTTCAAAGACACTAGAGTTGGAGCAACAAGACAGGTCCAATGATGTCCGCAGGATCAAAACTGTGCCTTCAAGATTGAGCAAAACAACCAAAAACGCCATGAAAATTGTGCCCTTAGAAATGGAAGATGACATTCTAAAACCAAAAGAAGATGGTTTTGAATCAAACGATAAACTACCGATTGAAAAGGAAGTCTTTGTGTTGGATGAAGAACTTCCAATTGAGAAGCTGTTGGGTCTTGATGAATTCGACGGGCATGAGGGAGTTGATTCAGGATTTGATGGAGATGTTTTCTCCTTGGATGTGTCGCTCTGTTAG